A DNA window from Turicibacter sp. TJ11 contains the following coding sequences:
- a CDS encoding cation-translocating P-type ATPase, producing the protein MAHFYQSSTDDVLNTLQTSEQGLTEQEVLRRQEQYGLNALIEEKEASVFKIFIDQFKDLLVIILIAAAFISMLSDNMESACVILAVIILNAILGTVQTVKARKSLQSLKALSTPHTKVIREGKKQEILSTELTVGDIVLIEAGDVISADARLLQAYSLQVNESSLTGEAVSVDKSVDAILSDNCALGDQTNMVFSSGLVTYGRGVAVVTSVGMETEIGKIAKLMNETDARKTPLQRNLDAFSRRLSIAIIGICLIVFVLNLIQGSSTIDAMMFAVALAVAAIPEALASIVTIVLAIGTQKMAKENAIIKNINSVESLGSVSIICSDKTGTLTQNKMVAQSLYLNDQLVDKCQLNKEQDPDRLLMLACALCNDSTTTQAQRIGDPTELALIDLLETYGLDELELRQMYERLAELPFDSDRKLMSTLQLIDDELIMLVKGAPDELVNRCEHVFTTQGIRSMSAEDHENYQKMNDEFANQGLRVLGFAYKKLNKQQLELSDESDLVLLGLVSLMDPPRVESAQAVSDCKQAGIKPIMITGDHKVTAKSIAAQIGIFEEGDLALDGNELDELSDEALKEKLPYISVYARVAPAHKIRIVKAWQDLGHIVAMTGDGVNDAPALKSSDIGIAMGITGTEVSKDAASMILTDDNFSTIVKAVMTGRNVYSNIKNTITYLLSGNFSGILCVLFASIFMLPVPFYSVHLLFINLVTDSLPAIAIGMEKSTRNLLNEKPRDAHESILDLETLKRIGSEGVLIAIVTMIAYFVGLEQSHGLAATLAFATLCLSRLFHGFNCRSHQSIFEIGLFSNRYSIGAFLIGFILLNAILLLPQLNQLFMVTDITTHQLGFIYLLAFIPTLIIQTYRVIKSNKE; encoded by the coding sequence ATGGCTCATTTTTATCAATCGTCTACTGATGATGTTTTAAATACTTTACAAACTTCTGAACAAGGACTCACAGAACAAGAGGTCCTCAGACGTCAAGAACAATACGGATTAAATGCTTTAATAGAAGAAAAGGAAGCCTCTGTTTTTAAAATCTTTATCGATCAATTCAAAGATTTATTAGTGATTATTTTAATTGCGGCTGCCTTCATTTCGATGTTAAGTGATAATATGGAAAGTGCTTGTGTCATTTTAGCTGTTATCATTTTAAATGCGATTTTAGGAACGGTTCAGACCGTCAAAGCCAGAAAGTCACTTCAAAGTTTAAAAGCTTTATCAACGCCACATACGAAAGTCATTCGTGAAGGAAAAAAACAAGAAATTTTATCAACAGAGTTGACGGTTGGGGATATCGTCTTAATTGAAGCGGGAGATGTCATTAGTGCAGATGCTCGCTTACTGCAAGCTTATAGCTTACAAGTGAACGAAAGTTCCCTAACAGGAGAAGCCGTTAGTGTCGATAAAAGTGTCGATGCCATTTTAAGTGATAACTGTGCATTAGGCGATCAGACGAATATGGTTTTTTCAAGTGGACTTGTGACATATGGTCGAGGTGTCGCCGTTGTGACGAGTGTTGGAATGGAAACTGAAATTGGGAAGATTGCGAAGTTAATGAATGAAACAGATGCTCGTAAAACTCCACTTCAACGAAACTTAGATGCCTTTAGTCGCCGTTTATCGATTGCTATCATCGGCATTTGTTTAATTGTTTTCGTTTTAAACCTCATTCAAGGTTCATCAACGATTGATGCGATGATGTTTGCGGTTGCGTTAGCTGTTGCAGCTATTCCTGAGGCTTTAGCTTCCATCGTGACAATTGTTTTAGCGATTGGAACGCAAAAAATGGCAAAAGAAAATGCTATCATTAAAAACATTAATAGTGTCGAGAGTTTAGGCTCTGTTTCAATCATTTGCTCAGACAAAACGGGAACGTTAACTCAAAATAAAATGGTCGCTCAAAGTCTTTACTTAAATGACCAGCTCGTGGATAAATGTCAATTAAATAAAGAGCAAGATCCAGATCGATTACTGATGCTTGCTTGTGCGTTATGTAACGATTCAACCACGACTCAAGCTCAACGAATTGGGGACCCAACGGAGCTTGCTTTAATTGATTTATTAGAAACTTATGGCTTAGATGAACTAGAACTGCGTCAAATGTATGAGCGACTAGCTGAACTACCATTTGATTCAGACCGAAAATTAATGAGTACGCTTCAACTCATTGATGATGAATTAATTATGTTAGTTAAAGGAGCACCAGATGAATTAGTTAATCGTTGTGAACATGTGTTTACGACACAAGGAATTCGTTCGATGTCAGCGGAGGATCATGAAAATTATCAAAAAATGAATGATGAGTTTGCTAATCAGGGATTGCGTGTTCTCGGATTTGCTTACAAAAAATTAAATAAACAACAGTTAGAGTTGAGTGATGAATCAGATTTAGTGTTATTAGGACTTGTTTCTTTAATGGACCCCCCACGCGTTGAAAGTGCACAGGCGGTATCAGATTGTAAACAGGCAGGGATTAAACCGATCATGATTACAGGTGATCATAAAGTCACAGCTAAAAGCATTGCAGCTCAAATTGGAATTTTTGAGGAAGGCGATTTAGCACTTGATGGAAATGAACTTGATGAATTATCAGATGAAGCACTAAAAGAAAAATTACCATATATCTCTGTTTACGCACGTGTCGCACCTGCTCATAAAATTCGTATTGTTAAGGCATGGCAAGACTTAGGTCACATTGTGGCGATGACCGGTGATGGTGTTAACGATGCTCCTGCGTTAAAAAGTTCGGATATTGGAATTGCAATGGGGATTACAGGAACGGAAGTTTCAAAAGATGCGGCCTCAATGATTTTAACAGATGATAACTTCTCAACGATTGTCAAAGCCGTTATGACAGGACGTAATGTTTATTCAAACATAAAAAATACCATTACGTATTTATTATCAGGAAACTTCTCAGGTATTTTATGCGTTTTATTTGCTTCAATCTTCATGCTACCGGTTCCGTTTTATTCGGTTCATTTATTATTCATTAACTTAGTAACGGATAGTTTACCAGCAATTGCAATTGGTATGGAAAAATCAACTCGAAACTTATTAAATGAAAAACCTCGTGATGCTCATGAATCAATTTTGGATCTTGAAACGTTAAAACGAATCGGATCAGAAGGGGTCTTAATCGCAATCGTTACGATGATTGCTTACTTTGTTGGACTTGAACAAAGTCACGGATTAGCAGCAACATTAGCCTTTGCGACATTATGTTTATCACGACTATTTCATGGATTTAACTGTCGTAGCCATCAATCGATTTTTGAAATTGGTTTATTCTCAAATCGTTATAGTATTGGGGCCTTTTTGATTGGATTTATTTTATTAAATGCCATTTTATTGCTTCCACAATTAAATCAGTTATTTATGGTAACTGATATAACGACCCATCAATTAGGATTCATTTATCTATTAGCCTTTATTCCAACCTTAATCATTCAAACTTATCGTGTCATCAAATCGAATAAAGAATAA
- a CDS encoding DedA family protein — protein MEWITEFITQYGLIAMFLLIALEYACLPLPSEVVLPLSGALAVTSGKPLMLVIVISVVAGLLGSMICYSIGYSGGNLVLDKLMHRYPSTKKGIESTRRFYQQYASLSVGIGRVIPLFRTYISFIAGITKQTLSSFLLASMLGILVWNTALITLGYLLADRWQLVIGYYEQGKWFILIGAILMMGIILFYKLSQKKVGK, from the coding sequence ATGGAATGGATTACTGAATTCATTACGCAGTATGGATTAATTGCGATGTTTTTATTAATTGCGCTTGAGTATGCCTGTTTACCATTACCAAGTGAAGTCGTTTTACCCCTTTCAGGAGCTCTTGCCGTTACGAGTGGGAAACCACTGATGCTAGTGATTGTTATTAGTGTGGTAGCAGGGTTACTAGGTTCAATGATTTGTTACAGCATTGGATATAGCGGAGGAAATCTTGTCTTAGATAAACTCATGCATCGTTATCCATCAACAAAAAAAGGAATTGAATCAACACGTCGCTTCTATCAACAATATGCCAGTCTTTCAGTTGGAATCGGTCGCGTTATTCCGCTATTTAGAACCTATATTTCATTTATTGCTGGAATTACGAAACAAACATTAAGTTCATTTTTATTGGCTTCCATGCTTGGAATTTTAGTGTGGAACACAGCATTAATTACACTTGGCTACTTGTTAGCGGATCGTTGGCAGTTAGTCATCGGATATTATGAACAAGGGAAATGGTTTATCTTAATAGGAGCTATTTTGATGATGGGGATTATCTTATTTTATAAATTAAGTCAAAAGAAAGTGGGGAAATAA
- a CDS encoding lipopolysaccharide assembly protein LapB yields MKKWAGFIKTWMMTYKSYLVIASLSGILLTVVGVGVFHYRLSNIFDKALTYYEVNDLMSFETIRYELYAMQGKKFDEFLIQEAEKTLNQFKDNEITYYEAIGTTKRIESFANRSSNIEIYQEKIEKLKESRKAFEKAEAYAIEKDWESAYQYYQQVIDWDPNYEKSQQLAQSAKRWWLQDILVDAITSYEEGNYEQALLKIDEGLALSPDHETFLNLKDDVHQAMIDGETENKWTEFKDKITSSIQSGIESLQNIFNKIFKTS; encoded by the coding sequence ATGAAAAAATGGGCAGGTTTCATTAAAACATGGATGATGACATATAAGAGTTACTTAGTGATTGCAAGTTTAAGCGGTATTTTATTAACGGTAGTAGGGGTGGGCGTGTTTCATTATCGATTATCTAACATCTTTGACAAAGCGCTCACTTATTATGAAGTGAATGATCTCATGAGTTTTGAAACGATTCGCTATGAACTTTACGCGATGCAAGGAAAGAAATTTGATGAGTTTTTAATTCAAGAAGCAGAAAAAACTTTAAATCAATTTAAAGATAATGAAATCACTTATTATGAGGCCATAGGGACTACTAAGCGGATTGAATCCTTTGCTAATCGATCATCTAATATTGAAATTTATCAAGAGAAAATTGAAAAATTAAAAGAATCGAGAAAGGCATTTGAAAAAGCTGAGGCTTATGCGATAGAAAAAGATTGGGAATCGGCGTATCAATACTATCAACAAGTCATCGATTGGGATCCAAATTATGAAAAATCACAGCAATTAGCACAGTCAGCTAAACGTTGGTGGTTACAAGACATTTTAGTAGACGCTATTACGTCCTATGAAGAGGGAAATTATGAACAAGCATTGTTAAAAATTGATGAAGGATTAGCATTATCACCCGATCATGAAACATTTTTAAATTTAAAGGATGATGTGCATCAAGCGATGATAGACGGTGAAACTGAAAATAAATGGACTGAATTTAAAGATAAAATCACTTCTTCTATTCAATCAGGAATCGAAAGTTTACAAAATATCTTTAATAAGATTTTTAAAACCTCTTAA
- a CDS encoding GGDEF domain-containing protein, which yields MKKRLLGIRFGLLCMACCLIAGLAFILFFNQSVCQQFLDLIDKEPNYQFTLKELNEYEIEIEQELNHAESRTSLAKFYYALGKVDALQEEYEQSNVNLLNALTLSDQLDLKLESKIYQELAINYTKLSDVEQGYHFFEKASQIMHELNDDEAKITLYSVFATVLVANTEHLNLPIQLVNEISNLVDDDYNQVNAQLLLSLIYKKSGLYDLALNELIKALDRCMGHDYTTLQRDILGKMSVLYFIIGDYQKSNETLNTYFTLINQQEAIEFVGIQLKNIYLLDGYEAVMKEIKRLEEEASDLSEDVKKQYHMVKDFMLTYVYLQEQQYDKSLTYLNELEQLIKDEQTYELMNLWLTKFRLDIDYHTDANQIDYLEAYQRLFEEVSNLTEIREGKFILLEEIIDTLASLGDYETIYHYMSMRQIVLSHELEGISSLTEDPVTLETDVNLDRAWNPVLVVTFILYSCILMVIGGLIYAFCRHVYRIPDLKRLIQESKGIDSLTKTLTKKELYQQLEFELGESKEFCFLVIDIDDFTSYNESFGYLAGDEILKEIATLLKTSFPSAYISRHLGQQFIVVIPYESDECLQEAITSVMREMETNASLTEKRVLTLCMGVSKGPLMNVMDIDEQIKLASRKLNISKVRGKGICTM from the coding sequence TTGAAAAAAAGACTCTTAGGGATTAGGTTTGGTTTATTATGTATGGCTTGTTGTTTGATTGCTGGATTGGCTTTCATTTTGTTTTTTAATCAATCAGTTTGTCAGCAATTTTTAGATCTTATCGATAAAGAGCCTAATTATCAATTTACACTAAAAGAGCTAAATGAATATGAGATAGAGATTGAGCAAGAGTTAAATCATGCTGAATCAAGAACTTCATTAGCTAAGTTTTATTATGCACTTGGAAAAGTGGATGCATTACAAGAAGAATATGAACAGTCTAATGTTAATTTATTAAATGCTTTGACATTATCAGATCAACTTGATCTCAAATTAGAATCTAAGATTTATCAAGAATTAGCAATCAATTACACTAAGTTATCTGATGTGGAGCAAGGCTATCACTTTTTTGAAAAAGCAAGTCAAATTATGCATGAATTAAACGATGATGAGGCTAAAATTACGTTATATAGTGTTTTTGCCACAGTATTAGTTGCGAATACAGAGCACCTAAATCTCCCTATTCAATTAGTGAATGAAATTTCTAATTTGGTTGATGATGATTATAATCAGGTGAATGCCCAACTATTACTATCATTAATTTATAAAAAAAGTGGTTTATATGATTTGGCTTTAAATGAATTAATTAAAGCATTAGATAGATGTATGGGGCATGATTATACGACTTTACAGCGTGATATTTTAGGCAAGATGAGTGTTCTTTACTTCATTATCGGAGATTATCAAAAATCAAATGAAACATTAAATACATATTTTACGTTAATTAATCAGCAAGAAGCTATTGAATTTGTTGGCATTCAGCTTAAAAACATCTACTTACTTGATGGCTACGAAGCAGTGATGAAAGAGATCAAACGATTAGAAGAAGAGGCTAGTGATCTTTCTGAAGATGTCAAGAAGCAATACCACATGGTAAAAGATTTTATGTTGACTTATGTCTACTTACAAGAGCAACAGTATGACAAGAGTTTGACATACTTAAACGAACTGGAACAGTTAATAAAAGATGAACAAACTTATGAGTTAATGAATCTGTGGTTAACTAAATTTAGATTAGATATTGATTATCATACAGACGCTAATCAAATCGATTATCTTGAAGCTTATCAACGCTTATTTGAGGAAGTCTCTAATTTAACGGAAATTAGGGAAGGGAAATTTATACTATTAGAAGAGATTATAGATACACTCGCATCATTAGGTGATTATGAGACGATTTATCATTATATGAGTATGCGTCAAATTGTGTTATCCCACGAATTAGAAGGAATATCCTCTCTAACTGAAGATCCTGTAACACTTGAAACGGATGTAAACTTAGATAGAGCATGGAATCCCGTTTTAGTGGTAACCTTTATTCTTTATAGTTGTATTTTAATGGTTATTGGCGGGTTAATTTATGCTTTTTGTCGTCATGTTTATCGAATTCCCGATTTAAAACGGCTTATTCAAGAAAGTAAAGGAATTGATTCATTAACTAAAACGTTGACAAAGAAGGAGCTTTATCAACAGCTTGAGTTTGAACTGGGAGAATCTAAAGAATTTTGTTTTTTAGTTATTGATATTGATGATTTTACCTCTTATAATGAGTCTTTTGGCTATTTAGCAGGAGATGAAATTTTAAAGGAAATTGCGACTCTACTTAAAACATCTTTTCCAAGTGCCTATATTTCACGTCACTTAGGTCAACAGTTTATTGTGGTCATACCGTATGAAAGTGATGAGTGTTTACAAGAAGCAATCACCTCTGTGATGCGAGAGATGGAAACTAATGCAAGTCTAACAGAAAAAAGAGTTCTCACATTATGTATGGGAGTAAGTAAAGGGCCATTAATGAACGTAATGGATATTGATGAGCAAATCAAACTAGCAAGTAGAAAACTTAATATCTCAAAGGTTAGAGGAAAGGGAATTTGTACGATGTAA
- a CDS encoding LysM peptidoglycan-binding domain-containing protein: protein MKNWMTLMIGVIMFFYFGITSYALAPSSEEIYRGIDVSEWQGMIDFEAVKQSGINVVYIKSSEGQWLDPNFEINYKKAKEADLKIGVYHYLTATTVEEAKIEAAFFVSALEGKMIDCRLAMDFESFGDLSIASINQVGLVFLQTVQSLSRKEVVVYSDTSNAMNIWNQSIANYPLWIAEYGVSQPQNNGKWSSWVGFQYSDVGMIEGISGSEVDLDYFTKDIFLSDQKTPVSSIITSSRTYTVRSGDTLSEIALRFGVSVSDLVRQNNISNPNLIYPGEVLEIFRNEFSTTDFLSRTYTVRSGDTLSAIALRFGVSVSDLVRQNDISNPNLIYPGEALEIFRNESSTTDFSSRTYIVRSGDTLSAIALRFGVSVSDLVRQNDISNPNLIYPEEVLKINK, encoded by the coding sequence ATGAAGAATTGGATGACTTTAATGATAGGTGTGATCATGTTTTTTTATTTTGGAATAACGAGTTATGCTTTAGCTCCAAGTAGTGAGGAAATATATAGAGGAATTGATGTCAGCGAGTGGCAAGGAATGATTGATTTTGAAGCAGTAAAACAATCTGGAATAAACGTTGTATACATCAAGTCAAGTGAAGGACAGTGGCTAGATCCTAATTTTGAAATAAATTATAAAAAAGCAAAAGAAGCTGATTTGAAAATAGGGGTGTATCACTATTTGACGGCGACAACTGTTGAGGAAGCAAAAATAGAAGCTGCCTTTTTTGTTTCAGCGCTCGAAGGAAAGATGATTGATTGTCGATTAGCGATGGATTTTGAATCATTTGGAGATTTATCAATTGCAAGTATTAATCAAGTTGGATTAGTCTTTTTACAAACAGTACAATCACTGAGTCGTAAAGAGGTCGTGGTGTACAGTGACACGTCAAATGCAATGAATATCTGGAATCAATCAATCGCTAATTACCCTTTATGGATTGCTGAATATGGTGTATCTCAACCTCAAAATAATGGGAAGTGGTCATCTTGGGTTGGATTTCAGTATAGTGATGTAGGGATGATCGAAGGAATTAGTGGAAGCGAAGTGGATTTAGATTATTTTACAAAAGACATCTTTTTATCGGATCAAAAAACACCAGTTTCAAGCATCATCACTTCATCACGCACTTACACCGTTAGAAGTGGAGACACCTTATCGGAAATTGCACTGAGATTTGGAGTAAGTGTATCAGATTTAGTAAGACAAAATAACATTAGTAATCCGAATCTCATTTATCCGGGAGAAGTATTAGAGATTTTTAGAAATGAATTTAGTACAACTGACTTTTTATCACGCACTTACACCGTTAGAAGTGGAGACACCTTATCAGCAATTGCACTGAGATTTGGAGTAAGTGTATCAGATTTAGTAAGACAAAATGACATTAGTAATCCAAATCTGATTTATCCGGGAGAAGCATTAGAGATTTTTAGAAATGAATCTAGTACAACTGACTTTTCATCACGTACTTATATCGTTCGAAGCGGAGATACGTTATCAGCAATTGCACTGAGATTTGGAGTAAGTGTGTCGGATTTAGTGAGACAAAATGATATCAGCAATCCGAACCTCATTTATCCAGAAGAAGTTTTGAAGATTAATAAATAA
- a CDS encoding acyltransferase family protein: MIGMSQNWGFYLLIFGVLPLLFASRSYIWGRGGYAFLNRTNVEVMKGLSMIWIIIQSLSHQLANQTLVSIHLSKSEVLAASLFLFCCGFEVMMEYRGRRRYLKKVIVHQIIRIFLMYLLCHVIGTVIYIYKGGHDDFFSMIKNALVFRFSDGSRTWLIGTLLYFYMVFYISFQSKYKMNLLAWFSVGYIGISFILKWNASLAFCFLIGVFTAQYKKYLFKFIRQKFVPLFFIALFTFSSSYLLYLKGALFVLSVLPYLFLLLMCCVLMKLQCRSHFFKMMGSNAVEFYLIHQLLLLVFFSGVKREEGIFLILFLVLTVIGALFLKNISHQILFIPKSSAHLK; the protein is encoded by the coding sequence ATGATTGGGATGTCTCAGAATTGGGGATTTTATTTATTAATCTTTGGAGTTTTGCCACTACTTTTTGCTTCACGGTCGTATATTTGGGGACGAGGTGGCTATGCTTTTTTAAACAGGACAAATGTGGAAGTCATGAAAGGCTTATCTATGATATGGATCATCATTCAAAGCTTAAGTCATCAATTAGCTAATCAAACATTAGTGAGCATCCATCTTTCAAAAAGCGAGGTTCTCGCAGCAAGTTTATTTTTATTTTGTTGTGGATTTGAAGTGATGATGGAGTATAGAGGTCGTCGACGCTATTTGAAAAAAGTGATCGTTCATCAAATCATTCGAATTTTTTTAATGTATTTATTGTGTCATGTTATTGGGACAGTCATTTATATTTATAAAGGGGGACACGATGATTTTTTTAGCATGATAAAAAATGCATTAGTCTTTCGTTTCTCAGATGGAAGTCGTACTTGGTTAATTGGAACGCTACTTTATTTTTATATGGTATTTTATATCAGTTTTCAAAGTAAGTATAAGATGAATCTATTAGCTTGGTTTAGCGTTGGTTATATCGGGATTAGTTTTATTTTAAAGTGGAATGCTAGTTTAGCTTTTTGCTTTTTAATAGGAGTATTTACTGCCCAGTATAAAAAATATCTCTTTAAATTCATTCGCCAGAAATTTGTTCCTCTATTTTTTATAGCACTTTTCACCTTTAGCAGTAGCTATCTTCTTTATTTAAAAGGAGCGTTGTTTGTGTTATCTGTACTTCCATATTTATTTTTATTGCTCATGTGTTGTGTACTCATGAAGTTACAGTGTCGCTCTCATTTTTTTAAGATGATGGGATCAAATGCAGTTGAATTTTATTTGATTCATCAATTATTATTGTTAGTCTTTTTTAGTGGTGTAAAGAGAGAAGAAGGAATTTTCTTGATTCTATTTTTGGTTCTTACCGTTATTGGGGCACTCTTTTTGAAAAATATTTCTCATCAAATACTTTTTATCCCTAAATCATCAGCTCATCTAAAATAG
- a CDS encoding dUTP diphosphatase, giving the protein MSEFIYFAKVNPKAIIPSKRVEDGAFDIYACFEEDAMKIEPHQTVLVPTGIASAFSSDYVAIIKERGSTGSKGIGQRCGVIDSGYRGEWFIALTNHNQVPLVIAKESVKDQFQGCIVYPYEKGICQCMMVEVPKLKIEEMSYEQLLKIESERGTGALGSSGK; this is encoded by the coding sequence ATGAGTGAATTTATCTATTTTGCGAAGGTAAATCCTAAAGCAATCATTCCATCTAAACGTGTAGAAGATGGAGCATTCGATATTTATGCTTGTTTTGAAGAGGATGCGATGAAAATTGAACCTCATCAAACTGTATTAGTTCCAACAGGAATTGCTTCTGCGTTTTCAAGTGATTATGTGGCAATTATTAAGGAGCGTGGATCAACAGGATCAAAAGGAATTGGACAACGATGTGGAGTCATTGATTCAGGATATCGTGGAGAATGGTTCATCGCATTAACGAATCATAATCAGGTACCATTAGTGATTGCTAAAGAATCTGTAAAAGATCAATTTCAAGGATGTATCGTCTATCCATACGAAAAAGGGATTTGTCAATGTATGATGGTAGAAGTTCCTAAATTAAAGATTGAAGAAATGAGTTATGAACAATTATTAAAAATTGAATCTGAACGTGGAACTGGAGCCCTTGGGTCATCAGGTAAGTAA
- the nrdG gene encoding anaerobic ribonucleoside-triphosphate reductase activating protein, whose protein sequence is MYYAQIRKYDTANGPGIRSSLFVSGCTHGCKGCFNEKYKHFKYGHLWTSEIEDDFIKHLMNPNVYGVTILGGEPMDQVRDNDLLNLVKRIKTETNQNIWIYSGYTYEEIIAHPKTRAILSYCDVLVDGPFVENLKNLKLRFKGSSNQRIIDVQTSMKNGSVSLLEMD, encoded by the coding sequence ATGTATTATGCGCAAATTCGAAAATATGATACGGCTAATGGACCCGGTATTCGTTCAAGTTTATTTGTGTCTGGTTGTACACATGGATGTAAAGGATGTTTTAATGAAAAGTACAAACATTTTAAGTACGGTCATCTTTGGACATCAGAGATCGAAGATGATTTTATTAAACATCTCATGAATCCTAATGTATATGGTGTCACGATTCTTGGAGGAGAACCGATGGACCAAGTTCGAGATAATGATCTTCTTAATCTAGTGAAACGAATTAAAACAGAAACAAATCAAAACATTTGGATTTATTCAGGCTATACCTATGAAGAAATTATTGCCCATCCTAAAACACGTGCCATTTTAAGTTATTGCGATGTGTTAGTGGATGGACCTTTTGTTGAAAACTTAAAGAATTTAAAGTTAAGATTTAAAGGAAGTAGTAATCAACGAATCATTGATGTTCAAACATCCATGAAAAATGGGAGCGTCTCTTTATTAGAAATGGATTAA
- a CDS encoding GIY-YIG nuclease family protein yields MLIYKATNLVNGKVYIGMTTKTLEHRAKVHKRDSQRLNTYFYQAIRKHGFDNFKWEVIGTAETIEELEEKERCYIKLYNCFDNKDVGYNTQSGGNNLYEITEEHRRQRSERAKGKNNPMYGTVSPMKGKKFTESHKQKISEAIKKAYRPHMYGGTNPSAKKVRNIYKSR; encoded by the coding sequence ATGCTAATTTACAAAGCTACCAACTTAGTTAATGGAAAAGTATATATCGGGATGACGACTAAGACACTCGAGCATCGTGCTAAAGTTCATAAAAGAGATAGTCAACGACTTAATACATATTTTTATCAGGCAATACGAAAGCATGGATTCGATAATTTCAAGTGGGAAGTTATCGGTACTGCTGAAACAATCGAGGAGCTTGAAGAAAAGGAACGCTGTTATATCAAGTTATATAATTGTTTTGATAATAAGGATGTTGGCTATAATACTCAAAGTGGTGGAAATAATCTATATGAGATAACGGAAGAACATAGAAGGCAGAGAAGTGAGCGTGCTAAAGGGAAAAATAATCCAATGTATGGGACAGTTAGCCCTATGAAGGGAAAAAAATTTACCGAAAGTCATAAACAAAAAATATCAGAGGCAATAAAAAAAGCTTATCGTCCCCATATGTATGGTGGAACAAATCCATCTGCTAAAAAAGTTAGGAATATATATAAGTCCAGATAA